In Triticum urartu cultivar G1812 chromosome 6, Tu2.1, whole genome shotgun sequence, the following proteins share a genomic window:
- the LOC125514720 gene encoding uncharacterized protein LOC125514720 isoform X1 has translation MPSSFRIFSFRFLAPSSLPLPIFPAADTSVGGQASSALPSVAPPHLPAEVSYLDRVHSGLNSLPDSKPRILVWRGNKVKDFSELHKSNSRSYGKRPLKRLSPSVYAQKSCEKFSCSVTSGAATYSIPFANKISTSEVHAPAVDNVSFACKVETAYASRFGNDVVQQIVGLVQSSNASKPQTFQDWSESLVSRFILDLQCPV, from the exons ATGCCTTCTTCATTTCGAATTTTTTCTTTTCGCTTTCTCGCCCCCTCGTCTCTTCCCCTTCCTATTTTTCCAGCGGCGGATACCTCG GTTGGTGGTCAGGCGTCCAGCGCTCTCCCATCAGTTGCGCCGCCGCATCTCCCGGCCGAG GTTTCTTACCTTGACCGTGTGCACTCTGGGTTGAATTCTCTTCCTGACAGCAAGCCTAGAATTCTGGTATGGAGAGGTAACAAAGTTAAGGATTTCTCGGAATTACATAAGAGCAACAGTCGTTCGTATGGCAAGAGGCCGTTGAAGCGTTTATCACCATCAGTTTACGCACAG AAGTCTTGTGAAAAGTTTTCATGTTCAGTAACAAGTGGTGCAGCTACCTATAGTATCCCCTTTGCCAATAAGATTTCAACATCAGAAGTTCATGCTCCAGCTGTTGATAATGTCTCTTTTGCCTGTAAAGTTGAAACGGCTTATGcttcacggtttggaaatgat GTTGTGCAACAAATAGTTGGACTTGTTCAGTCTTCAAATGCCTCTAAGCCTCAGACTTTTCAAGATTGGTCGGAGTCCCTTGTTTCAAGATTTATACTGGATTTACAGTGTCCAGTGTAA
- the LOC125514720 gene encoding uncharacterized protein LOC125514720 isoform X2, protein MPSSFRIFSFRFLAPSSLPLPIFPAADTSVGGQASSALPSVAPPHLPAEVSYLDRVHSGLNSLPDSKPRILVWRGNKVKDFSELHKSNSRSYGKRPLKRLSPSVYAQSCEKFSCSVTSGAATYSIPFANKISTSEVHAPAVDNVSFACKVETAYASRFGNDVVQQIVGLVQSSNASKPQTFQDWSESLVSRFILDLQCPV, encoded by the exons ATGCCTTCTTCATTTCGAATTTTTTCTTTTCGCTTTCTCGCCCCCTCGTCTCTTCCCCTTCCTATTTTTCCAGCGGCGGATACCTCG GTTGGTGGTCAGGCGTCCAGCGCTCTCCCATCAGTTGCGCCGCCGCATCTCCCGGCCGAG GTTTCTTACCTTGACCGTGTGCACTCTGGGTTGAATTCTCTTCCTGACAGCAAGCCTAGAATTCTGGTATGGAGAGGTAACAAAGTTAAGGATTTCTCGGAATTACATAAGAGCAACAGTCGTTCGTATGGCAAGAGGCCGTTGAAGCGTTTATCACCATCAGTTTACGCACAG TCTTGTGAAAAGTTTTCATGTTCAGTAACAAGTGGTGCAGCTACCTATAGTATCCCCTTTGCCAATAAGATTTCAACATCAGAAGTTCATGCTCCAGCTGTTGATAATGTCTCTTTTGCCTGTAAAGTTGAAACGGCTTATGcttcacggtttggaaatgat GTTGTGCAACAAATAGTTGGACTTGTTCAGTCTTCAAATGCCTCTAAGCCTCAGACTTTTCAAGATTGGTCGGAGTCCCTTGTTTCAAGATTTATACTGGATTTACAGTGTCCAGTGTAA